CAGCAAAAGCCAGTTTATGGTATATTACTCAGGCGATGGCACAAGAACTTGCCAAATATCATATCTTGGTAAATGCAGTAACACCCGGAGCAACTCTGACAGCCGAGCGCATAGCTGCGCTAATTAATGGAAATCTGGTTGAATCTACTCTGGGCTCCAATGTTTCTGAAACAATGAAGAAGATGGAAAGCACTCTGAAGAACAAAGGTATTGCCAGAATGCTATCTAAACTAACACCTCTTGGTCGTCCCGGTTATCCAGATGATATTGCCAAGGCGGTACTGTTTCTTGCTTCTGATATGGCTTCCTATATCACCGGTGTCAATATCATTGTTGATGGTGGTCAAACTTTGAAAAACGAAAGATTTGATGTAGATGATGACGATGAAAGTACCACAAACACAATAACACATGAGCAAAGTACAGGGGGTTCGGACAAATTGTTAGAAGGTACCTACAAAGCCATAATAAAAACTCCAATGGGCGCTCAAGAAGTAATCTTTACTTTCCATGTTGAAGACAACATACTTACCGGGACTGTTTCCGCTCTTGGAAACTCGTTTGAAATTGAAAATGGAAAAGTGACAGCCGACGGATTTTCTTTCCAGTACACAATAAAAGCACCGATAGGAAAGGTAAAGGTCCATGTTAATGGCAAATTAGACGGTGACAAAATTCTATGCAATCTGAAAACATTCATGGGCAGTATACCTTTTGAGGGAACAAGGGTATAAATTTTTTCTCAAGAAATTACCATCACTTCAAATGAAATTTTTGCCTGAGACATACCAGTTTGAGAAAAAAAGTCTACTGCCTCCAAAATAAACCATTCTTGGAGGCATTTTTGTTGCTTTATAATAAGTATCGAAGTGAAAAAATGAAGCAATTATCCCAAATATCTGCTATATTAGAAACTTTTAATGACTAAAAACACTAAAAAACGTCAATTCGCTTCTACCTTCAGCACGTTTGTAAAACAAGAATTGCTGCGGGGCATCTTGCCATCTTGTCTTAAAGGTCTTTTTGGACATAATAAAACCACCTCACGCAAAATTTTAATTGCGTTTGGTGGTGGCAGCTTGTGATTAAAAATCCTGCAGCCTTCTTAAAATCCTGCACCCTGTTTTGCTTAAAAATTGGCTGCTGGACTTGATGTTTTTGTCTGCCATTTACATTTTTTAGCATCTCCCTGTAACCCTTGAAAATACCCCATAAAACAAAAATGGCTGGGGTGGGTGGATTCGAACCACCGGAATGCAGGAGTCAAAGTCCTGTGCCTTACCGCTTGGCGACACCCCAAATTATTTGTATTAAATATGGGGTGGATAATGGGACTCGAACCCATGACCTCCAGGGCCACAACCTGGCGCTCTAACCAGCTGAGCTATATCCACCACCTCTTTTGAACAGGCAGATTATATTATAAAGACATTAAGCCTGTCAGTCAATAGCGATTATATGTTTGTTATGTATAATGTCAGGCTTTTAAAAAACATTGTTGCAAATGAACCGGCAGGAAGATGGAATTTCAATTTTAGTTTAAAATATCCACTGTAAAAGTCATCCTCTTCAAAGTCTGAAAACTCAAGGTTTTCCGGAAAGACTATTGCGGGTCTTAAAAAGGACTTATAAAAAGATTTTTTTATCTTTTTCAGTTCAAAGTCAGAGGGCTTGAGACCTCTTTCATTCAATATCTCCAGGATGGTGTTGTTT
The Caldicellulosiruptor morganii DNA segment above includes these coding regions:
- a CDS encoding SDR family NAD(P)-dependent oxidoreductase gives rise to the protein MVTGGTRGIGKAIVRRFVEAGATVVFTGRNPDALKRAEEKFTAAGGKVLGVQADSGRIEDAKRVINLTVEKFGHIDILVNNTAVFPASTAMDMTEEIWDETFDVDTKGAFFFAKFAAEAMIASGRGGRIINILSTAAFQIASPLIAYGAAKASLWYITQAMAQELAKYHILVNAVTPGATLTAERIAALINGNLVESTLGSNVSETMKKMESTLKNKGIARMLSKLTPLGRPGYPDDIAKAVLFLASDMASYITGVNIIVDGGQTLKNERFDVDDDDESTTNTITHEQSTGGSDKLLEGTYKAIIKTPMGAQEVIFTFHVEDNILTGTVSALGNSFEIENGKVTADGFSFQYTIKAPIGKVKVHVNGKLDGDKILCNLKTFMGSIPFEGTRV